A genomic segment from Kyrpidia tusciae DSM 2912 encodes:
- the rpsQ gene encoding 30S ribosomal protein S17, producing the protein MSEERNQRKTRIGRVVSDKMDKTIVVAVVQSVTHPLYGKTVKRTTKFKAHDENNEARVGDTVKIMETRPLSKEKRWRLVEILERAEVL; encoded by the coding sequence GTGAGCGAAGAGCGGAATCAGCGCAAGACACGGATTGGCAGGGTCGTCAGCGATAAGATGGATAAAACCATTGTCGTGGCGGTGGTCCAGAGCGTGACCCACCCACTGTACGGGAAAACCGTAAAGCGGACGACCAAGTTTAAGGCGCACGATGAGAATAACGAGGCCAGGGTCGGGGACACGGTCAAGATTATGGAGACACGGCCCCTTTCCAAGGAGAAGCGTTGGCGCCTCGTGGAGATTTTGGAGCGGGCAGAAGTCCTGTAA
- the rplN gene encoding 50S ribosomal protein L14, translating into MIQPQTRLVVADNSGAKEIMCFRVLGGSNRKTANIGDIIVASVKSATPGGVVKKGDVVKAVVVRSRRGVRRADGSYIRFDENAAVIIREDKSPRGTRIFGPVARELRDRDFMKIISLAPEVL; encoded by the coding sequence ATGATTCAGCCGCAAACCAGACTGGTGGTGGCCGACAATTCCGGGGCCAAGGAGATCATGTGTTTCCGGGTTCTGGGCGGATCAAACAGGAAGACGGCGAACATCGGCGATATCATTGTCGCCTCGGTGAAAAGCGCAACACCCGGCGGCGTTGTCAAAAAAGGGGATGTGGTCAAGGCGGTGGTCGTGCGATCCCGACGGGGAGTGCGACGGGCGGACGGCAGTTATATCCGCTTTGACGAAAACGCAGCAGTGATCATTCGAGAAGACAAAAGTCCGCGGGGCACGCGGATTTTTGGGCCGGTGGCCCGAGAACTCCGAGATCGGGATTTCATGAAGATCATTTCACTGGCTCCCGAAGTGTTGTAA
- a CDS encoding type Z 30S ribosomal protein S14, protein MAKKSMIVKAQRKPKFKTRAYTRCQLCGRPHAVLRKFGVCRICFRELAYQGRLPGVKKASW, encoded by the coding sequence GTGGCGAAAAAATCGATGATCGTGAAGGCGCAGCGCAAGCCGAAGTTCAAGACTCGGGCGTACACCCGCTGCCAGCTGTGTGGCCGTCCGCACGCGGTCTTGCGCAAATTTGGCGTCTGCCGGATCTGCTTCCGGGAACTCGCCTATCAAGGGCGGTTGCCGGGGGTCAAGAAGGCAAGTTGGTGA
- the rplX gene encoding 50S ribosomal protein L24, translating into MRIKKGDMVAVIAGKDKGKKGRVLAAYPKKQRVLVEGVNMVKRHMKPNPTYPQGGIISKEAPLHVSNVMIVDPKTGEPTRVGMKILADGKKVRYAKKSGEILDK; encoded by the coding sequence ATGCGGATCAAAAAGGGCGACATGGTGGCGGTGATCGCCGGCAAGGACAAAGGGAAAAAGGGCCGCGTGCTGGCGGCTTATCCGAAAAAGCAGAGGGTGCTTGTGGAAGGTGTGAACATGGTCAAGCGCCATATGAAGCCAAATCCCACTTATCCCCAGGGAGGCATCATCTCCAAGGAAGCCCCCCTTCACGTTTCAAACGTGATGATCGTGGACCCGAAAACCGGTGAACCGACTCGGGTGGGGATGAAGATTCTTGCGGATGGCAAAAAGGTCCGGTACGCGAAGAAGTCCGGTGAAATCTTAGATAAGTGA
- the rplD gene encoding 50S ribosomal protein L4 — MPKVAVYNAAGEQVGELELSEKVFGVDVKPAVLHQAVVAQLANARQGTRATKNRALVRGGGRKPWRQKGTGRARQGSIRAPQWVGGGTVFGPQPRDFSMRLPKKLRRLAIRGALSSKVSEGSLIVLDSLQIEAPKTKEMIRILSNLKVPGKALVVGEGLNQPAHLSARNIPGVKYLPATDINVVDLLHHDHLVVTTAAVKRIEEVFA, encoded by the coding sequence GTGCCAAAAGTTGCGGTATACAATGCGGCGGGAGAGCAGGTCGGCGAACTTGAGTTATCGGAAAAAGTGTTTGGAGTGGACGTCAAGCCGGCAGTGCTTCACCAGGCGGTGGTGGCTCAGTTGGCCAACGCGAGACAAGGCACCCGGGCCACCAAGAACCGAGCCCTGGTGCGCGGCGGCGGGCGCAAGCCATGGCGCCAAAAAGGGACGGGCCGGGCTCGGCAGGGCAGCATTCGCGCGCCGCAATGGGTGGGGGGCGGCACGGTTTTTGGACCCCAACCCCGGGATTTTTCAATGCGGCTGCCCAAGAAGCTCCGCCGTCTGGCGATTCGCGGCGCCCTCAGCTCGAAGGTGTCCGAGGGTAGCCTGATCGTCCTGGATTCCCTCCAAATCGAGGCTCCGAAAACCAAAGAAATGATCCGCATCCTGTCTAATCTGAAGGTGCCGGGCAAGGCGCTGGTGGTCGGAGAAGGTCTCAACCAGCCCGCACACCTGTCAGCCCGGAACATCCCGGGTGTGAAATACCTCCCGGCGACGGATATCAATGTGGTCGATCTTTTACACCACGATCACCTCGTTGTCACGACGGCTGCTGTAAAGCGGATCGAGGAGGTGTTCGCCTGA
- the rpsS gene encoding 30S ribosomal protein S19: MGRSLKKGPFCDAYLLKKIEEMNAKGEKKVIKTWSRRSTIFPQFVGHTLAVHDGRKHVPVYITEDMVGHKLGEFAPTRTYKGHAGDEKSSRSR; the protein is encoded by the coding sequence ATGGGGCGGTCCTTAAAGAAAGGTCCCTTTTGCGACGCGTATCTCCTGAAGAAGATCGAGGAGATGAACGCGAAAGGGGAGAAGAAGGTCATCAAAACCTGGTCCCGGAGGTCGACCATTTTTCCACAATTCGTAGGCCACACCCTCGCGGTGCACGACGGCCGCAAGCATGTGCCCGTGTACATTACCGAGGACATGGTCGGCCATAAGCTGGGAGAATTTGCGCCGACCAGGACGTACAAGGGACATGCAGGAGACGAAAAGTCGTCCCGCAGTCGGTAA
- the tuf gene encoding elongation factor Tu: MAKQKYERTKPHVNIGTIGHVDHGKTTLTAAITAVLAKHGRAQATKYDEIDKAPEEKERGITINTAHVEYETEKRHYAHVDCPGHADYVKNMITGAAQMDGAILVVSAADGPMPQTREHILLARQVGVPYIVVFLNKCDMVDDEELLELVEMEVRDLLNEYEFPGDDVPVIRGSALKALEDPNGPWADKIEELMNAVDEYIPTPEREVDKPFLMPVEDVFTITGRGTVATGRVERGKVKVGDEVEIVGLREEPKKTVVTGVEMFRKLLDEAVAGDNIGVLLRGVDRKEVERGQVLVKPGSIKPHTKFRAQVYVLTKEEGGRHTPFFNGYRPQFYFRTTDVTGVVKLPEGTEMVMPGDNVTMEVELISQIALEEGTRFAIREGGRTVGAGAVTAILQ, encoded by the coding sequence ATGGCGAAACAAAAGTACGAGCGCACCAAGCCCCACGTCAATATCGGGACGATCGGTCACGTCGACCACGGCAAGACCACGCTGACCGCGGCGATCACTGCGGTCTTGGCGAAACACGGGCGCGCCCAAGCCACGAAGTACGATGAGATCGACAAGGCCCCGGAGGAAAAGGAACGCGGCATTACCATCAATACCGCTCACGTGGAGTATGAGACCGAGAAGCGGCACTATGCCCACGTGGACTGCCCGGGACACGCGGACTATGTGAAGAACATGATCACCGGAGCCGCTCAGATGGACGGTGCCATCCTGGTGGTGTCGGCGGCGGATGGCCCGATGCCTCAGACCCGGGAACACATCCTCCTGGCGCGACAGGTTGGCGTGCCCTACATCGTCGTCTTCCTGAACAAATGCGACATGGTGGATGACGAGGAGCTGTTGGAACTGGTTGAAATGGAGGTCCGGGATCTGCTCAACGAATATGAGTTCCCCGGCGATGACGTCCCGGTGATTCGGGGTTCTGCGCTCAAGGCGCTCGAAGATCCCAACGGCCCCTGGGCGGATAAGATCGAAGAGCTCATGAACGCTGTCGATGAATACATTCCGACCCCCGAGCGGGAAGTCGACAAGCCCTTCCTGATGCCGGTGGAAGACGTGTTCACGATCACCGGCCGCGGAACGGTGGCCACGGGCAGGGTCGAGCGCGGAAAGGTCAAAGTCGGGGATGAGGTCGAGATCGTCGGGCTGCGGGAAGAGCCGAAGAAAACTGTCGTAACCGGCGTAGAGATGTTCCGGAAACTGCTCGATGAGGCGGTGGCCGGCGATAACATTGGCGTTCTGCTGCGGGGTGTCGATCGCAAAGAGGTGGAGCGCGGCCAGGTGTTGGTGAAACCCGGAAGCATCAAACCTCACACCAAATTCCGAGCTCAGGTCTATGTCTTGACCAAGGAGGAAGGCGGCCGGCACACCCCGTTCTTTAACGGATATCGCCCGCAGTTCTATTTTCGGACCACGGACGTGACCGGTGTTGTCAAACTCCCCGAAGGCACCGAGATGGTTATGCCGGGGGACAACGTCACGATGGAAGTGGAACTGATTAGCCAGATCGCCCTGGAGGAAGGAACCCGCTTTGCCATTCGGGAAGGCGGCCGAACGGTGGGGGCTGGGGCCGTCACGGCGATCCTGCAATAA
- the rplP gene encoding 50S ribosomal protein L16, whose translation MLMPKRVKHRKEHRGRLKGRSKGGNEIAFGEYGLQALEPAWITNRQIEAARIAMTRYIRRGGKVWIKIFPAKPVTKKPAETRMGSGKGSPEQWVAVVKPGRILFELAGVPEEVAKEAMRLASHKLPIKTKFVTRGEMGGDSHEA comes from the coding sequence ATGCTGATGCCCAAACGCGTCAAACATCGGAAAGAGCACCGCGGGCGCCTGAAAGGCCGATCGAAGGGCGGCAACGAGATTGCCTTTGGCGAATACGGCCTTCAGGCTTTGGAACCTGCGTGGATCACCAACCGGCAGATCGAGGCGGCGCGAATTGCCATGACCCGTTATATCCGCCGGGGCGGAAAAGTATGGATCAAGATCTTCCCGGCCAAGCCCGTGACGAAAAAGCCGGCGGAGACCCGTATGGGAAGCGGAAAAGGATCCCCGGAGCAGTGGGTTGCCGTGGTGAAGCCTGGGCGCATCCTATTTGAGCTGGCAGGCGTTCCGGAAGAAGTGGCGAAGGAAGCGATGCGCCTCGCTTCTCACAAGCTCCCCATCAAGACGAAGTTTGTGACCAGGGGTGAGATGGGTGGTGACAGCCATGAAGCCTAA
- the rplE gene encoding 50S ribosomal protein L5, translating to MAPRLLERYKRDVIPALMQRFGYRNVMQVPKVEKVVLNIGLGEAVQNPKALDAAVDDLTAISGQKPVVTWARKSVASFKLRTGMPIGVKVTLRGERMYYFLDKLFNVALPRVRDFRGVSPRGFDGRGNYSLGLREQLIFPEIDYDKIDKVRGLEVIIVTTADSDEEARELLAQLGMPFRAS from the coding sequence GTGGCGCCCCGATTGTTAGAGCGGTACAAGCGGGATGTGATTCCCGCCCTCATGCAGAGATTCGGCTACAGGAACGTGATGCAGGTTCCGAAGGTTGAGAAGGTGGTCCTCAACATCGGACTTGGGGAGGCGGTTCAGAACCCGAAGGCTCTCGATGCGGCGGTTGATGATTTGACGGCGATCTCCGGCCAGAAACCCGTGGTCACCTGGGCTCGCAAGTCCGTGGCCAGCTTCAAGCTGCGGACGGGAATGCCCATCGGAGTCAAGGTCACTTTGCGCGGAGAGCGGATGTATTATTTTCTGGATAAGCTGTTCAACGTCGCGTTGCCGCGGGTTCGAGACTTCCGCGGCGTGTCGCCCAGGGGTTTTGACGGGCGCGGAAACTATAGTCTAGGACTTCGGGAACAACTGATTTTCCCGGAGATCGATTACGATAAAATCGACAAAGTTCGCGGCCTGGAGGTCATCATCGTAACCACAGCGGACAGCGATGAAGAGGCCCGGGAGCTGTTGGCGCAGTTGGGTATGCCCTTTCGGGCGAGCTGA
- the rpsJ gene encoding 30S ribosomal protein S10, producing the protein MAKQKIRIRLKAFDHRILDQSAEKIVETAKRSGAGVSGPVPLPTERSVITILRAPHKYKDSREQFEMRTHKRLIDIVNPTPQTVDALMRLDLPSGVDIEIKL; encoded by the coding sequence ATGGCGAAGCAAAAGATTCGAATCCGCCTCAAAGCCTTTGACCATCGTATTCTCGATCAGTCTGCGGAGAAGATCGTCGAGACGGCCAAACGCTCCGGTGCAGGAGTCTCGGGACCAGTGCCGCTGCCCACAGAGCGGTCGGTGATCACCATTCTCCGGGCTCCCCACAAGTATAAGGACTCCCGGGAGCAGTTCGAAATGCGGACTCATAAACGGCTGATCGACATCGTCAACCCCACGCCTCAAACGGTGGATGCGCTGATGCGACTGGATCTCCCATCCGGCGTGGACATTGAGATCAAACTCTGA
- the rplB gene encoding 50S ribosomal protein L2, which translates to MPIKKFKPTSAGRRFMTVSTFDEITTDEPERSLLAPLKKHAGRNNQGRLTVRHRGGGTKRKYRIIDFKRDKDGIPGRVASIEYDPNRSANIALIHYADGEKRYILAPHGLSVGDTIHSGPQADIKVGNALPLANIPVGTIIHNIELKPGAGGQLVRAAGTEAQLLAKEGAYAHVRLASGEVRLIRLECRATIGQVGNLDHENVSIGKAGRSRWMGKRPTVRGVVMNPVDHPHGGGEGRSPIGRKAPVSPWGKPTLGKKTRKKNKPSDQYIVRPRKK; encoded by the coding sequence ATGCCGATTAAAAAGTTCAAACCGACCTCTGCCGGCCGGCGATTCATGACGGTGTCGACCTTTGACGAAATTACCACCGACGAACCGGAACGGTCGTTGCTCGCTCCCCTGAAAAAACACGCAGGTCGCAACAACCAAGGCAGGCTGACCGTTCGTCATCGGGGCGGGGGCACAAAGCGAAAATATCGCATCATTGATTTTAAACGCGACAAGGATGGCATTCCCGGACGCGTTGCTTCGATTGAATACGATCCAAACCGATCTGCCAATATTGCTCTCATCCATTATGCGGATGGGGAGAAGCGGTACATTCTCGCTCCTCACGGCTTGTCCGTGGGAGACACGATCCACTCCGGGCCGCAGGCGGACATCAAAGTGGGGAATGCGTTGCCATTGGCGAACATCCCGGTGGGCACCATTATCCACAACATCGAGTTAAAACCGGGGGCTGGCGGTCAGTTGGTGAGGGCTGCAGGCACCGAGGCCCAGCTGCTGGCAAAAGAAGGAGCGTACGCCCATGTTCGGCTGGCCTCCGGAGAAGTGCGGTTGATCCGATTGGAGTGCCGGGCGACAATCGGCCAAGTCGGCAACCTCGATCACGAAAATGTGAGCATCGGCAAAGCCGGGCGATCCCGATGGATGGGTAAACGGCCGACGGTCCGGGGTGTCGTCATGAATCCCGTGGACCACCCCCACGGTGGCGGTGAAGGGCGATCTCCCATCGGCCGCAAAGCGCCGGTTAGCCCTTGGGGTAAACCCACTCTCGGCAAAAAAACTCGCAAGAAGAACAAGCCAAGCGATCAGTACATTGTCCGGCCTCGTAAGAAATGA
- the rpmC gene encoding 50S ribosomal protein L29: MKPKDLRHLSDDEIQDKVNDLKEELFNLRFQLATGQLDNPMRIRQVKKDIARAKTILRERELGIR; this comes from the coding sequence ATGAAGCCTAAGGACTTGCGGCACCTCAGCGATGATGAAATTCAGGATAAGGTCAATGACCTCAAAGAGGAACTGTTCAACCTGCGGTTTCAATTGGCCACGGGACAACTCGACAATCCCATGCGGATTCGGCAGGTAAAAAAGGACATTGCCCGGGCGAAGACGATCCTTCGGGAAAGGGAACTCGGAATTCGCTGA
- the rpsH gene encoding 30S ribosomal protein S8, giving the protein MVMTDPIADMLTRIRNANLVGHEKVEIPASNVKRAIANILKEEGFIRDAEFIPDNKQGMIRVFLKYGPNNERVITGLKRISKPGRRVYVKNDGVPRVLGGLGLAILSTSRGIMTDKDARRNGVGGEVICYVW; this is encoded by the coding sequence ATGGTGATGACCGATCCGATCGCCGATATGTTGACGCGCATCCGTAACGCCAACCTGGTCGGGCATGAGAAGGTCGAGATTCCGGCGTCCAACGTGAAGCGTGCCATCGCGAACATCCTAAAAGAAGAAGGGTTCATCCGGGACGCTGAATTTATCCCCGACAACAAACAGGGCATGATTCGGGTGTTCCTCAAGTACGGGCCGAACAATGAGCGGGTGATCACCGGACTGAAGCGGATCAGCAAACCCGGCCGCCGTGTGTACGTGAAGAATGACGGCGTGCCCAGGGTTTTGGGCGGACTGGGCTTGGCTATTCTATCGACGTCCCGGGGGATTATGACCGATAAAGATGCGCGGCGAAACGGTGTGGGCGGCGAAGTCATTTGCTACGTGTGGTGA
- the rpsC gene encoding 30S ribosomal protein S3, protein MGQKVSPVGLRIGIIRDWESKWYAGKKEYGKLLLEDVKIRDYIFKRLKDAAVSAVEIERAANRVNITVHTAKPGMVIGKGGTEVEALRAALAHMTGKRVHINIAEVKNPELSAKLVAENVASQLERRVAFRRAMKQAIQRTMRAGAKGVKIQVSGRLAGAEIARTEGYSEGTVPLHTLRADIDYALAEAHTTYGRIGVKVWIYRGEILPVKGDRNAEKSSGEEGGK, encoded by the coding sequence ATGGGGCAAAAGGTGAGTCCGGTCGGGCTGCGCATTGGAATCATTCGTGACTGGGAATCGAAATGGTACGCCGGCAAGAAGGAATACGGGAAGCTCCTTCTCGAAGACGTAAAGATTCGCGACTATATTTTTAAGCGATTGAAAGATGCCGCGGTCTCCGCGGTGGAGATCGAGCGGGCGGCCAACCGCGTGAACATCACTGTTCACACGGCGAAGCCCGGGATGGTGATCGGCAAAGGCGGTACCGAGGTCGAAGCTCTGCGGGCGGCGTTGGCGCACATGACCGGAAAACGGGTACACATCAATATCGCTGAAGTGAAAAACCCGGAGTTGTCCGCCAAGCTCGTCGCAGAGAACGTGGCTTCCCAATTGGAACGACGCGTGGCGTTCCGTCGGGCCATGAAGCAGGCGATCCAGCGCACGATGCGAGCCGGGGCGAAGGGTGTGAAAATCCAGGTCTCCGGGCGGCTGGCCGGAGCGGAGATCGCCCGTACTGAAGGCTATTCTGAAGGGACGGTTCCTCTTCACACTCTGCGCGCCGATATCGATTATGCGCTGGCCGAGGCCCACACCACGTATGGGCGAATTGGTGTAAAGGTGTGGATTTATCGCGGGGAGATTCTTCCGGTTAAAGGGGATCGGAACGCGGAGAAGTCGAGCGGAGAGGAAGGGGGCAAGTAG
- the rplC gene encoding 50S ribosomal protein L3 produces MKGILGRKLGMTQVFREDGRVVPVTVIEAGPCIVLQKKTVETDGYVAIQLGFADKKGRRANRPETGHAAKSGATPKKYIREIRNVDIAKYEVGQELRADVFAPGELVDVTGTSKGKGYAGTIKRHNQARGPMAHGSKYHRGVGSLGSIAPNRVFKGQTLPGRMGGERVTVQNLEVIQADPERNLLLVKGAVPGPRNSYVIVKSAVKAAVK; encoded by the coding sequence ATGAAAGGTATCTTGGGACGGAAACTCGGCATGACCCAGGTGTTCCGGGAGGATGGACGCGTGGTCCCGGTGACCGTCATCGAAGCGGGTCCGTGCATTGTCCTGCAAAAGAAAACCGTGGAAACCGACGGGTATGTAGCGATCCAGTTGGGGTTTGCCGACAAAAAGGGCCGGCGGGCAAACCGGCCGGAGACTGGCCACGCAGCCAAGTCCGGGGCGACTCCGAAGAAATATATTCGCGAGATCCGCAACGTCGATATCGCGAAATATGAAGTGGGGCAGGAATTGCGGGCGGACGTTTTCGCTCCGGGGGAACTGGTGGACGTCACCGGGACCTCCAAAGGTAAAGGCTACGCGGGCACGATCAAGCGCCACAATCAGGCGCGCGGCCCCATGGCCCACGGCTCAAAATATCACCGGGGCGTGGGTTCCCTGGGCTCCATCGCGCCCAACCGGGTGTTTAAGGGCCAGACCCTGCCCGGCCGAATGGGCGGAGAGCGGGTGACCGTTCAAAACCTGGAAGTGATCCAGGCCGATCCCGAGCGCAACCTGCTCCTTGTAAAAGGTGCGGTACCGGGCCCCCGGAACAGTTATGTGATCGTGAAATCGGCGGTCAAAGCAGCGGTGAAGTGA
- the rplW gene encoding 50S ribosomal protein L23: MKSPYDIILRPVVTEESTDQMALRKYTFFVDPRANKVEIKKAVEAIFDVKVAKVNTIRVPGKKKRYGRHTGYTAERKKAVVTLTQDSKEIKIFDGA; encoded by the coding sequence ATGAAAAGCCCCTATGACATCATCCTTCGACCCGTGGTCACCGAGGAAAGTACCGACCAGATGGCATTGCGAAAATATACCTTTTTTGTGGACCCGCGGGCGAACAAAGTGGAGATCAAAAAAGCGGTAGAAGCGATCTTCGACGTGAAGGTCGCGAAGGTCAACACGATCCGCGTACCCGGCAAAAAGAAACGGTACGGGCGGCACACCGGTTATACGGCAGAACGGAAGAAGGCCGTGGTCACGTTGACCCAGGACTCGAAGGAGATCAAGATCTTTGACGGAGCGTGA
- the rplV gene encoding 50S ribosomal protein L22 has protein sequence MEATAVARYIRISPRKARLVVDLIRGKSVGEALAILKHTPKAASPVVEKVLRSAVANAEHNYDMDVERLYISKICVDPGPTLKRFQPHAQGRAFPIHKRTSHITVVVSEKKEG, from the coding sequence ATGGAAGCGACAGCAGTGGCGAGGTATATTCGCATCTCGCCGCGCAAAGCCCGCCTCGTTGTGGATCTGATCCGTGGGAAGTCGGTGGGTGAAGCGCTGGCAATTCTGAAGCACACCCCCAAGGCGGCCTCGCCGGTGGTGGAAAAAGTGCTCCGCTCCGCTGTGGCTAATGCCGAACACAATTACGATATGGACGTCGAGCGGCTCTATATCAGTAAAATCTGCGTCGATCCAGGCCCCACGTTAAAGCGGTTTCAGCCGCACGCTCAAGGCCGCGCTTTTCCGATTCACAAGCGCACGAGCCACATCACAGTGGTCGTCAGTGAGAAAAAGGAGGGATAG
- the fusA gene encoding elongation factor G: MAREFPLEKTRNIGIMAHIDAGKTTTTERILFYTGRVHKIGEVHEGAATMDWMVQEQERGITITSAATTCQWKGHRINIIDTPGHVDFTVEVERSLRVLDGAVGVFCAKGGVEPQSETVWRQADKYHVPRIAYVNKMDIIGADFYRAVSQMKERLGANAVPIQLPIGAEDAFEGMIDLVSMQAYYYLDDLGTRSEAREIPAEYKDRAEEYRQNLLEAVAEVDEDLMMKYLEGEEITVDEIKGALRAGTISGKIVPVLCGSSYRNKGVQLLLDAIVDFLPSPVDIPPVRGTDSEGNEVERHSGDDEPFSALAFKIMTDPYVGKLAFFRVYSGTLSSGSYVLNSTKNKRERIGRIVRMHANHREDIDTVYAGDIAAAVGLKDTSTGDTLCDDKNVVILESMEFPEPVIRVAIEPKTKADQDKMGLALQKLAEEDPTFRTWTDQETGQTIIAGMGELHLEIIVDRLQREFKVEANVGKPQVAYKETIRKKVKVEGKFVRQSGGRGQYGHVWLELEPLERGQGYVFENKIVGGVVPKEYVPAVDEGIHEAMQNGVVAGYPLIDMKATLVDGSYHDVDSSEMAFKIAGSMALKSGAAKADPYLLEPIMKVEVIVPEEYMGDIMGDINSRRGRIEGMETRAGAQVIRGYVPLAEMFGYATNLRSRTQGRGVYSMEFYSYEEVPKSVAQEIIAKSKGE; this comes from the coding sequence ATGGCCAGGGAATTCCCGCTGGAGAAAACGCGGAACATCGGTATCATGGCCCACATTGACGCGGGAAAAACCACGACCACGGAGCGGATTCTGTTTTACACCGGCAGGGTGCACAAGATCGGTGAGGTCCATGAAGGCGCTGCCACCATGGACTGGATGGTTCAAGAGCAGGAGCGGGGGATCACCATTACGTCCGCCGCCACGACGTGCCAGTGGAAGGGGCACCGCATTAATATTATTGACACGCCCGGACACGTGGACTTTACCGTCGAGGTGGAACGCTCGCTCCGGGTACTCGACGGGGCTGTTGGCGTTTTTTGCGCCAAGGGCGGCGTTGAACCCCAGTCCGAGACGGTGTGGCGCCAAGCCGATAAGTACCATGTGCCGCGCATCGCGTATGTGAACAAGATGGACATCATCGGCGCGGATTTCTATCGCGCCGTGAGTCAGATGAAGGAACGGCTGGGAGCCAACGCTGTCCCTATTCAACTCCCCATCGGGGCGGAGGATGCCTTTGAAGGGATGATTGACCTCGTCAGCATGCAGGCGTATTACTACCTCGACGATCTCGGCACCCGTAGCGAAGCCCGGGAGATCCCGGCGGAGTACAAGGACCGTGCCGAGGAATATCGTCAGAACCTGCTGGAAGCCGTGGCTGAGGTCGATGAAGATTTGATGATGAAATACCTCGAGGGTGAGGAGATCACCGTCGATGAAATCAAAGGTGCTCTGAGGGCGGGAACGATTTCCGGAAAGATCGTTCCGGTATTGTGCGGCTCTTCCTACCGGAACAAAGGGGTTCAGCTGTTGCTGGACGCCATTGTCGATTTCCTGCCATCTCCGGTGGATATTCCGCCGGTTCGTGGCACAGATTCAGAAGGGAACGAAGTGGAGCGCCATTCGGGGGACGACGAACCTTTTTCGGCCTTGGCTTTTAAAATCATGACCGACCCCTATGTCGGCAAATTGGCGTTCTTCCGGGTGTACTCCGGGACCCTAAGTTCTGGATCCTATGTCCTAAATTCCACAAAGAACAAACGGGAGCGGATCGGACGCATCGTTCGGATGCACGCGAATCATCGGGAGGACATCGACACGGTGTACGCCGGGGATATCGCGGCCGCCGTTGGCTTGAAGGATACATCTACCGGGGACACTCTTTGCGACGATAAAAACGTCGTCATCCTGGAATCGATGGAATTTCCCGAGCCGGTCATTCGGGTCGCCATTGAGCCGAAAACCAAGGCAGACCAAGATAAGATGGGGCTAGCCCTTCAAAAGCTGGCGGAAGAAGACCCCACCTTCCGGACCTGGACGGACCAGGAGACGGGGCAAACGATTATTGCCGGCATGGGAGAACTCCACTTGGAGATCATCGTCGATCGCCTGCAGCGGGAGTTCAAAGTCGAGGCCAACGTGGGTAAACCCCAGGTGGCTTATAAGGAAACCATCCGGAAGAAAGTCAAGGTGGAAGGCAAGTTCGTCCGTCAATCCGGTGGACGCGGTCAGTACGGCCACGTGTGGCTCGAACTCGAACCTCTTGAGCGCGGCCAGGGCTACGTGTTCGAGAACAAGATTGTCGGCGGCGTGGTCCCCAAGGAATACGTTCCGGCTGTGGATGAAGGGATCCATGAGGCCATGCAAAACGGCGTGGTCGCGGGGTATCCGCTTATCGATATGAAGGCGACCTTGGTGGATGGGTCCTATCACGATGTCGACTCTTCGGAGATGGCCTTCAAGATTGCAGGCTCCATGGCGCTGAAATCAGGCGCTGCCAAGGCAGACCCCTATCTCCTCGAACCGATCATGAAGGTCGAGGTCATTGTGCCGGAGGAGTATATGGGGGATATCATGGGCGACATCAATTCCCGGCGGGGACGCATCGAAGGGATGGAGACCCGGGCCGGTGCCCAAGTGATTCGTGGTTACGTCCCCTTGGCGGAGATGTTCGGCTACGCGACCAACCTGCGTTCCCGAACTCAAGGCCGGGGCGTTTACAGTATGGAGTTTTACAGCTACGAGGAAGTACCCAAGTCTGTGGCCCAGGAGATCATCGCCAAATCTAAGGGCGAATGA